A segment of the Leptospira andrefontaineae genome:
GATCATATCAATTTTTTCTAATTGGGTAGCTGCACCGAACTCAGGAGTCATTACATAAAGAGAAAGATCGGAGACTTCAGTAATTTCAGAATCACTTTGGCCGATCCCTGCCGTCTCTACGATCACCAAGTCGAATTCGGAACTTCTGAGAACGTCCAAACTTTTTTTAACATTTCGGTTTAGTGCGATATTTGCTTCTCTAGTTGCAAAAGATCTCATATACACTCTTGGATGAGAGATAGAGTTCATACGTATCCTATCTCCTAAGAGTGCCCCTCCCGTTTTTCTTTTGGAAGGATCTACCGATATAATTGCGATCGTTTTGTCTTCGAAATCGTGGATAAATCTTCTTACAAGTTCGTCTGTAAGAGAGGATTTTCCGGCTCCTCCAGTTCCAGTGATCCCTAAGATCGGAATTGTTTTTTTAGAAATCGGAAAATCCAATTTTCCAGGATCTATCTTCTTAGGATCATTTTCAGAAGATTCTACTAATGAGATAGATTCCGCGATTGCGATCGGGTTTTTTTTACGGATCTCTGAAAATAGGTTCCCATTAAATCTGTGAGGAGGAATAAAATCAGATTTTTCTAATAGATCGTTGATCATTCCCTGTAAACCCAAGGAACGTCCATCGTCCGGAGAATAAATTTTAGAAACTCCATAAGCTTCTAACTCTTGTATCTCTGAAGGAAGAATTGTTCCTCCGCCTCCGCCGAATACCTTGATATGAGAACTTCCTTTTTCTTTCAAAAGGTCTATCATATATTTGAAATATTCTACGTGACCACCTTGGTAGCTAGTAACCGCAATTCCTTGCACGTCTTCCTGGATGGCACAATCTACGATTTCTTGGACCGATCTATTATGGCCGAGGTGAACTACTTCTGCCCCGGAAGATTGGAGTATTCTTCTCATGATATTGATAGAAGCATCGTGCCCGTCAAAAAGTGAGGCAGCAGTCACAAATTTTAATTTATTATGAGGTGTATAAATTTCAGGTTCCATTATATTCTCCTAATGTTCGGACTTTGGTAAATTTTAACCGAACTTTGTTTGTTTTGTCGTTTGGAGAACGATCGTTCAATAAATTCCATTTATATATCTATCATGCAGTAGGAATAGGAATCTAGCAACTGGATTTTGGCTTACAAAACGAATGTTCTAAAAACAGCCAGGAGCCGAATATTCAGTAAAGAATTCATTTTGCGTTTAAAACCGAAACTTTATATGCTCGTTTTTATGACAGATAGTTTTCTTTGGAAAGAGATCTTATTCTCTAACTCGCCTTTAGAGGCTCTTCATATTTCCTTTTTAAAAACAATGTTGGATCCTTTTACCATTTTGTTCCATTACTTAGGATCTTCTCTATTTTTTATGGCTCTGGTCTCGTTGATCTATCTTTGTGTGGATCGTAAGATAGGGATCAGGATGACTTTGGGATTGTTGATCGCCGGCATTGTAAATGGGGCTTTTAAAGCTCTTCTTACGATGCCTAGACCGATCGGTTTACCGTTTCCGTCTGAGCTTGGACTGATGGAGGGTTCTTACGGATTTCCATCTGGACATGTGCAAACTGCAGTGGTGTTATACGGAACATTATTTTTACATATGCGAATTCGTTGGGTGAGAATACTCACTGCGTTTTTGATCTTATTTATGCCGATCTCAAGAATGTATGCAGGACTTCACTTTTTAGGAGATACATTAGGAGGTTTTACTTTAGGAATACTCATATTATTCGGACTAGAGTTCTTGTTCTCAAAAGATCCTGGAATTTTAGAGCCTGGTTTTATAGGACAGGCGCCGGACCAAAAAAGATTGAAGTCACTCGTACTTTTTATTTTGGCTCTGACTGTGCCTAGCATTCTTCTGCATGATCCAAGCCAACCTGAGTCCACGAATAAATCCTGGGAGCAGGTGATCTCTTCTGCGGGAGCGCTCGCAGGTTTTGGGATCGGGATCTTATACAATAAGAGGGCAGGGCTGGATTGGAAATCAGTCGATTCTTGGATCGTATTTTTGATCCGAGTCGGTGTGATCATTCTTGGGATCTTGATCTTTTATTTGGCTCTCGGAAAAATTCTCTCCTCTCTATTCGGGGAAAATCCGGTTGCCAGATACTTTAAGTATGGGATCGTGTGTTACTATATTGGCCATCTCGCTCCCATTCTTTTGAAAAGAATACGCGGAGGCATTTATCTGACTTAACTTCATGCTTCGCCTTGGATCCTCTTTACAGTTCATTTCCGAAAGTTTCGGAAAATTACGGACCTCTGGATTCATTCGTAGCTTTTTTTCAGTAGGGTTTTCCAAGGTAGTCGCCTCCCTACTGAATTTTATCTTCATGGTTTATTCCGTTCGTATCTTGAGTAAAAACGAGAACGGGATTTTCCAATATTACTCCGGATATCTGCCTGTACTTTTAGCTGTGGCCGAATTCGGATTGCCCACCGCATTAGTTCGATTCCTTTCTCCTATGACCGAAGACAAAAGAAAA
Coding sequences within it:
- a CDS encoding phosphatase PAP2 family protein — encoded protein: MRLKPKLYMLVFMTDSFLWKEILFSNSPLEALHISFLKTMLDPFTILFHYLGSSLFFMALVSLIYLCVDRKIGIRMTLGLLIAGIVNGAFKALLTMPRPIGLPFPSELGLMEGSYGFPSGHVQTAVVLYGTLFLHMRIRWVRILTAFLILFMPISRMYAGLHFLGDTLGGFTLGILILFGLEFLFSKDPGILEPGFIGQAPDQKRLKSLVLFILALTVPSILLHDPSQPESTNKSWEQVISSAGALAGFGIGILYNKRAGLDWKSVDSWIVFLIRVGVIILGILIFYLALGKILSSLFGENPVARYFKYGIVCYYIGHLAPILLKRIRGGIYLT